From the Dehalococcoidales bacterium genome, one window contains:
- a CDS encoding ABC transporter substrate-binding protein: ASTRLSALRTGKVDQYRNVVWDDAESLMRSNPELNYSRYLAFVAPTIGMRLDNEELPYTDLRVRRALSMAIDRDTIIESYYNGNAEKFCWPILPCGEFGDIFVPLEEQSEQTQEAYGYHPDTAKALLAEAGYPNGFKASIVCTQAALDELSIVKQMWSEIGVDLELDPRESGAYQSIRRGGGYEDMLWATKTSIYYTVPIAHLEDYIPVYNTGFGVDQYVEDYYREKLLPFRGPLGDKTLRANLRELVPYLCDLLWVIELPTEYSYSMWQPWVGGFRGEYSTGCQWWGDFPMYAWVDQDVKEYYTGQR; this comes from the coding sequence GCGTCCACCCGGCTCTCCGCACTGCGCACCGGCAAGGTTGACCAGTACCGGAATGTTGTCTGGGATGATGCCGAGAGTCTGATGCGGAGCAACCCTGAGCTGAACTACTCAAGGTACCTCGCGTTCGTTGCTCCGACGATAGGGATGCGGCTGGACAACGAAGAGCTGCCCTACACCGACCTCAGGGTGCGGCGCGCCCTGTCAATGGCGATTGACCGTGACACCATCATCGAGAGCTACTACAACGGTAATGCCGAGAAGTTCTGCTGGCCAATCTTGCCGTGCGGAGAGTTTGGTGATATATTCGTCCCCCTGGAGGAACAGTCCGAGCAGACCCAGGAGGCCTATGGTTACCATCCGGACACGGCAAAGGCGCTCCTGGCCGAAGCCGGCTACCCCAATGGCTTCAAGGCCAGTATTGTCTGCACCCAGGCAGCATTAGACGAACTGTCCATTGTCAAGCAGATGTGGTCGGAGATAGGTGTCGACCTGGAGTTGGACCCCAGGGAAAGTGGTGCCTACCAGTCCATACGGAGGGGCGGGGGATATGAGGACATGCTCTGGGCCACCAAGACCAGTATCTACTATACCGTGCCTATAGCTCACCTCGAGGATTACATCCCTGTGTACAACACCGGTTTCGGTGTTGACCAGTATGTCGAGGACTACTACAGGGAGAAACTGTTGCCTTTCCGCGGCCCACTTGGCGACAAGACACTGCGAGCCAACCTCCGAGAGCTGGTACCCTACCTGTGCGACCTTCTGTGGGTGATAGAGTTGCCGACAGAGTATTCCTACTCCATGTGGCAGCCCTGGGTAGGCGGTTTCCGGGGCGAGTACTCTACCGGTTGTCAATGGTGGGGAGACTTTCCAATGTATGCCTGGGTTGACCAGGACGTGAAGGAATACTACACAGGCCAGAGGTAG